A genomic region of Bradyrhizobium sp. ORS 278 contains the following coding sequences:
- a CDS encoding SDR family oxidoreductase — MTLDGKVALVTGAGSGIGRATALALARRGSHLVLFGRTRAKLAETAALAASHGVRTETLGGNVSDEAACASTLALARERFGRLDVLVNNAGNVRAGRLEATDVADIRAMIEVDLLAPILWTRTALPLLRASGDGAIVNVASGIALVGAPFYATYAAAKAGLARFGEALHRELLDEGVRVLTVYPGATETPMMASNKAGPDLGFARETPEMVADALVEGLVTGAREVIRANETRRAMIALNRDHPEQIDERFRLLKPRLEAAVANHHAP, encoded by the coding sequence ATGACACTCGACGGCAAGGTCGCCCTGGTTACCGGCGCCGGCAGCGGCATCGGCCGCGCCACGGCTCTCGCGCTCGCCAGGCGCGGCTCTCACCTCGTCCTGTTCGGCCGAACCCGGGCAAAGCTCGCCGAGACGGCGGCGCTCGCTGCCAGCCACGGCGTGCGAACCGAGACGCTCGGCGGCAATGTCAGCGACGAGGCCGCCTGCGCGAGCACGCTCGCTCTGGCGCGCGAGCGTTTCGGCCGGCTCGACGTGCTGGTCAACAATGCCGGCAATGTCCGTGCCGGCCGGCTGGAGGCGACCGACGTCGCCGACATCCGCGCCATGATCGAGGTCGACCTGCTCGCGCCCATCCTGTGGACACGCACAGCGCTGCCGCTGCTGCGCGCCAGTGGCGATGGCGCGATCGTCAACGTCGCCTCTGGCATCGCTCTGGTCGGCGCGCCCTTCTACGCCACCTACGCGGCGGCGAAAGCGGGCCTGGCGCGGTTCGGCGAGGCGCTGCATCGCGAGCTGCTCGACGAGGGCGTGCGGGTGCTGACGGTCTATCCCGGCGCCACCGAGACGCCGATGATGGCCAGCAACAAGGCCGGTCCCGATCTCGGCTTCGCGCGGGAGACGCCCGAGATGGTCGCCGATGCCCTGGTCGAGGGACTCGTCACCGGCGCCCGCGAGGTCATCCGCGCCAACGAAACGCGGCGCGCGATGATTGCGCTGAACCGCGATCACCCGGAGCAGATCGACGAGCGCTTCCGCCTGCTGAAGCCGCGACTCGAGGCCGCCGTCGCGAACCACCACGCGCCTTGA
- a CDS encoding polynucleotide kinase-phosphatase: MNIDIPDFALVVLIGSTGSGKSTFAAKHFLPTEVISSDHCRALVADDETDQSVSADAFDIVREIAGRRLKHRRLAVIDATNVRPADRKGWVELARKWHALPVAIVFDPGIDICIERNRSRPERSFGGPVVQRMVSEIRRGLGGLQREGFRQVWKLDSVSRIEAATIARQPLWTDKRHDTGPFDIIGDVHGCASELQALLARLGYQVEWREQDGRRAVTVTPPAGRKAVFVGDLVDRGPRSPDVLRIVMSMVASGVAYAVQGNHDRKFQRWLAGRKVTIAHGLQDTINQLANEDRSFRDGLPDFLDGLRSHVWLDGGRLAVAHAGLKEEMIGRGSGAVREFALYGETTGEIDEFGLPVRADWAANYRGPTAVVYGHTPMLHAEWVNNTICIDTGCVFGGRLTALRWPERELVEVEAERVWCEPVRPLGLRAGSASAQAEADQLLDIDDVSGRRWIETTLRGRMVVAEENAAAALEVMSRFALPPQWLVYLPPTMSPSETSARDGWLERPEEAFAHFRARNVAEVVCEEKHMGSRAVIALCSSADVANARFGITGAESGAIWTRTGRAFFNDAAMTEALLARLRSAVESAGLWQELQTDWLLLDAEIMPWSAKAGALIESQYAPVAASSVAGLDAASDALARAAARGLDVTALRDQFDARAARARRYGAAWAPYVWPVGGIDDLKVAPFHLLASEGRVWFDQDHVWHMSLADRLAAADPVIRRTRWRVVTLADETAVNDATAWWEQLTAGGGEGMVVKPMSFVARGPKGLIQPALKVRGAEYLRIIYGPEYDAPEHIARLRQRKLEGKRALALREFALGHEALTRFVAREPLRRVHECVFAVLALESEPIDPRL; this comes from the coding sequence ATGAACATCGACATCCCCGACTTCGCGCTGGTCGTGCTGATCGGCTCGACCGGCTCCGGCAAGTCGACCTTCGCCGCCAAACACTTCCTGCCGACCGAGGTGATCTCCTCGGACCATTGCCGCGCGCTGGTGGCCGATGACGAGACCGACCAGAGCGTCTCGGCCGACGCCTTCGATATCGTCCGCGAGATCGCCGGGCGGCGGCTCAAGCATCGCCGCCTTGCCGTGATCGACGCTACCAATGTGCGTCCCGCCGACCGCAAGGGCTGGGTCGAGCTGGCGCGCAAATGGCATGCGCTGCCGGTCGCGATTGTGTTCGATCCCGGCATCGACATCTGCATCGAACGCAACAGGTCGCGTCCCGAGCGCAGCTTCGGCGGCCCAGTCGTGCAGCGCATGGTCTCGGAGATCCGCCGCGGCCTCGGTGGCCTGCAGCGCGAGGGTTTTCGCCAGGTGTGGAAGCTCGACAGCGTCTCGCGCATCGAGGCCGCGACGATCGCGCGGCAGCCACTGTGGACCGACAAGCGGCACGACACCGGTCCGTTCGACATCATCGGCGACGTTCATGGCTGCGCGAGCGAATTGCAGGCGCTGCTGGCCAGGCTCGGCTATCAGGTCGAGTGGCGCGAGCAGGATGGCCGGCGCGCCGTCACGGTGACGCCGCCGGCAGGCCGCAAGGCTGTGTTCGTCGGCGATCTCGTCGACCGCGGACCACGATCGCCGGACGTGCTGCGCATCGTCATGAGCATGGTCGCGTCCGGCGTGGCCTATGCCGTGCAGGGCAACCATGATCGCAAATTCCAGCGCTGGCTGGCCGGCCGCAAGGTCACGATCGCGCATGGCCTGCAGGACACCATCAACCAGCTCGCGAATGAGGATCGCAGCTTCCGCGACGGCCTGCCCGATTTCCTCGACGGCCTGCGCAGCCATGTCTGGCTCGACGGCGGCCGGCTCGCGGTGGCGCATGCCGGGCTGAAAGAGGAGATGATCGGCCGCGGCTCCGGCGCGGTGCGCGAGTTCGCACTGTATGGCGAGACCACCGGCGAGATCGACGAGTTCGGCCTGCCCGTGCGCGCCGACTGGGCCGCGAACTATCGCGGGCCGACCGCCGTGGTCTATGGCCACACGCCGATGCTGCATGCCGAATGGGTCAACAACACGATCTGCATCGACACCGGCTGCGTGTTCGGCGGACGGCTGACGGCGCTGCGCTGGCCCGAGCGCGAGCTGGTCGAGGTCGAGGCCGAGCGCGTCTGGTGCGAGCCGGTACGGCCGCTCGGCCTGCGCGCAGGCAGCGCCTCCGCGCAGGCCGAAGCGGATCAGCTGCTCGACATCGACGACGTCAGCGGTCGGCGGTGGATCGAGACCACGCTGCGCGGCCGCATGGTCGTCGCCGAGGAGAACGCAGCAGCCGCGCTGGAGGTGATGAGCCGCTTCGCGCTGCCGCCGCAATGGCTGGTCTACCTGCCGCCGACGATGTCGCCGTCGGAGACGAGCGCGCGCGACGGCTGGCTCGAGCGGCCCGAGGAGGCGTTCGCGCATTTCCGCGCGCGCAACGTCGCCGAGGTGGTGTGCGAGGAGAAGCACATGGGCTCGCGCGCCGTCATCGCGCTGTGCAGCAGCGCCGACGTCGCTAACGCGCGGTTCGGCATCACAGGCGCGGAGAGCGGCGCGATCTGGACGCGGACCGGCCGCGCGTTCTTCAACGACGCGGCGATGACCGAGGCATTGCTGGCGCGGCTGCGGAGCGCCGTCGAAAGTGCGGGTCTTTGGCAGGAGCTGCAGACCGACTGGCTGCTGCTCGACGCCGAGATCATGCCGTGGTCGGCCAAGGCCGGCGCCCTGATCGAGAGTCAATACGCACCGGTGGCGGCATCTTCTGTCGCGGGTCTCGACGCCGCATCCGATGCGCTGGCGCGGGCCGCTGCACGCGGCCTCGACGTCACGGCGCTGCGCGACCAGTTCGACGCGCGCGCGGCCCGCGCGCGGCGCTATGGCGCTGCGTGGGCGCCCTATGTCTGGCCGGTCGGCGGGATCGACGATCTCAAGGTCGCGCCGTTCCACCTGCTCGCCAGCGAAGGCCGTGTCTGGTTCGACCAGGATCACGTCTGGCACATGTCGCTGGCCGACCGCCTGGCGGCGGCGGATCCCGTGATCAGGCGCACGCGATGGCGCGTTGTGACTCTGGCCGACGAGACCGCAGTGAACGACGCCACCGCCTGGTGGGAGCAGCTCACGGCCGGCGGCGGCGAGGGCATGGTGGTGAAACCCATGAGCTTCGTCGCGCGCGGGCCGAAGGGCCTGATCCAGCCGGCGCTGAAGGTGCGGGGCGCCGAATATCTGCGCATCATCTACGGCCCGGAATATGATGCGCCCGAGCACATCGCCCGCCTGCGCCAGCGCAAGCTCGAGGGCAAGCGCGCCCTCGCGCTGCGCGAGTTCGCGCTCGGCCACGAGGCGCTGACCCGCTTCGTCGCCCGCGAGCCGTTGCGCCGCGTGCATGAATGCGTGTTCGCCGTGCTGGCTCTCGAAAGCGAGCCGATCGACCCGCGGCTGTGA
- a CDS encoding cupin domain-containing protein: MTLPQIRRVVTGHDAEGAAVISSDGALPTVTELAAIPGTFFHEVWSTQATPAPIDNGPDPTVGPLRLPPPAHGSRIRFVDIPPDTEDFLRNGAARMQAAFGQIGDPHASTVTTESPHPLMHRTETIDYGIVISGEVTLVLDKGTADLKAGDVVIQRGTNHAWANRSDQPCRMLFILVDGKFGPDANPGKAA, encoded by the coding sequence ATGACCCTTCCGCAGATCCGCCGCGTCGTCACCGGGCATGACGCCGAGGGCGCCGCCGTGATCTCGTCCGACGGCGCGCTGCCGACCGTGACCGAGCTCGCCGCGATCCCCGGCACCTTCTTCCACGAGGTCTGGAGCACGCAGGCGACGCCCGCGCCGATCGACAACGGCCCCGATCCGACGGTGGGGCCGCTGCGTCTGCCGCCGCCGGCACATGGCAGCCGCATCCGCTTCGTCGACATTCCGCCGGATACCGAGGACTTCCTGCGCAACGGCGCCGCGCGGATGCAGGCCGCCTTCGGCCAGATCGGTGATCCTCATGCCTCGACGGTGACGACGGAATCGCCGCATCCGCTGATGCATCGCACCGAGACCATCGACTACGGCATCGTCATCTCGGGTGAAGTCACGCTGGTGCTCGACAAGGGCACGGCGGATCTCAAGGCGGGCGACGTCGTGATCCAGCGCGGCACCAATCATGCGTGGGCCAATCGCAGCGACCAGCCGTGCCGGATGCTGTTCATCCTGGTCGACGGCAAGTTCGGTCCCGACGCCAATCCCGGCAAGGCCGCCTGA
- a CDS encoding enoyl-CoA hydratase/isomerase family protein: MTPSYFTRFAHLRLTRDAQGVLLVEMHSDGGPIRFDARDHTEFTDAFYEIGRDRDNKIVILTGVGDYMAEIDFASFGNVGDANAWSRVHDEGTQILENIANIRVPLIAAIEGRAHIHTEYALFADVVIAGRGATFHDLPHFAGGIVPGDGIFTTWSYRAGAGRAQAFLLNPQPLSAQEAANWGVVNHVVDDGTTVAFARELAALYLRQPEVTRRNSRIHFVQPLKERIVREVGYGLALEGASANALVQQMMAGQR; the protein is encoded by the coding sequence ATGACCCCGTCCTATTTCACCCGCTTCGCCCATCTGCGGCTGACCCGCGATGCCCAGGGCGTGCTCCTGGTCGAGATGCACAGCGACGGCGGGCCGATCCGCTTCGATGCGCGCGACCACACCGAATTTACCGACGCCTTCTATGAGATCGGCCGCGACCGCGACAACAAGATCGTGATCCTGACGGGCGTCGGCGACTACATGGCCGAGATCGACTTCGCGAGCTTCGGCAATGTCGGCGATGCCAACGCCTGGTCGCGGGTCCATGACGAGGGCACGCAGATCCTGGAGAACATCGCCAACATCCGCGTGCCGCTGATCGCCGCGATCGAGGGCCGCGCCCACATCCACACCGAATACGCGCTGTTCGCCGACGTCGTCATTGCCGGCCGCGGCGCCACCTTCCACGATCTGCCGCACTTCGCCGGCGGCATCGTGCCGGGCGACGGCATCTTCACGACCTGGTCGTATCGCGCCGGCGCCGGCCGCGCCCAGGCCTTCCTCCTGAACCCGCAGCCGCTGTCGGCGCAGGAGGCCGCGAACTGGGGCGTCGTCAACCACGTCGTCGACGACGGCACCACGGTCGCCTTCGCCCGCGAGCTCGCCGCGCTCTATCTGCGCCAGCCCGAGGTCACCCGCCGCAACAGCCGCATCCATTTCGTCCAGCCGCTGAAGGAGCGCATCGTCCGCGAGGTCGGCTATGGCCTCGCCCTCGAGGGCGCCAGCGCCAACGCCCTGGTGCAGCAGATGATGGCGGGACAGCGCTGA
- a CDS encoding FAD-dependent oxidoreductase: MAVVSRVLTIGGGFSGMAAAIQMRKADIAVDLVEIDSSWRPEGAGITVSGPTLRALDQIGVFGEFKRRGYLSDGVELFTPAGHRIGEIPTPKPVGSDVPGGGGIMRPELGRILADATREAGVSVRVGCSYTEITQHDSDVEVTFTDGTKRRYDLVVVADGVHSKTRALLFPEVKPPQYIGQVVWRAVLPRPDEIVRPRMWLGGTVKAGVNPVSPSHMYMFVTEARRDKQQIERSAWPQLVADMLAPFSDPVLTAFRSHLLAADAAIDYRPLANLLVPAPWNRGRVILIGDTVAATTPHLASGAGIGIESGIVLAEELARAATLQDAFDRFHARRWERCRMVIENSAQLCRIEMENGDKAEQARVMRESTVGLTQPI; this comes from the coding sequence AGATCGATTCCAGCTGGCGGCCGGAAGGCGCCGGCATCACCGTCAGCGGCCCGACCTTGCGGGCGCTCGACCAGATCGGCGTGTTCGGCGAATTCAAAAGGCGCGGCTATCTGTCTGATGGCGTCGAGCTGTTCACGCCGGCAGGTCATCGCATCGGCGAGATTCCGACGCCGAAGCCGGTCGGATCGGACGTGCCCGGTGGCGGCGGCATCATGCGCCCCGAGCTCGGCCGAATTCTCGCCGATGCGACGCGTGAAGCCGGCGTCAGCGTCCGGGTCGGCTGCAGCTATACTGAGATCACGCAGCACGACAGCGACGTCGAGGTCACTTTTACTGACGGCACGAAAAGGCGCTACGATCTCGTCGTCGTTGCCGACGGCGTGCATTCGAAGACGCGGGCGCTGCTGTTTCCGGAAGTGAAGCCGCCGCAATATATCGGCCAGGTGGTCTGGCGCGCCGTGCTGCCGCGGCCGGACGAGATCGTGCGGCCGCGGATGTGGCTGGGTGGCACCGTCAAGGCCGGCGTCAATCCGGTGTCGCCGAGCCACATGTACATGTTTGTCACCGAGGCGCGGCGCGACAAGCAGCAGATCGAACGATCGGCGTGGCCGCAGCTGGTCGCGGACATGCTGGCGCCGTTCAGCGATCCCGTGCTGACCGCGTTTCGGTCGCATCTCCTCGCCGCGGACGCGGCGATCGACTATCGGCCGCTTGCGAACCTGCTGGTGCCGGCGCCGTGGAATCGCGGGCGCGTCATCCTGATCGGCGACACCGTGGCGGCAACCACGCCGCATCTCGCCTCCGGTGCCGGCATCGGCATCGAGAGCGGGATCGTGCTGGCCGAGGAGCTCGCGCGGGCGGCGACGTTACAGGACGCGTTCGACCGCTTCCATGCGCGCCGCTGGGAGCGCTGCCGCATGGTGATCGAGAACTCCGCGCAGCTCTGCCGCATCGAGATGGAAAACGGCGACAAGGCCGAGCAAGCCCGCGTCATGCGCGAGTCGACCGTCGGGCTGACGCAGCCGATCTGA
- a CDS encoding NAD-dependent epimerase/dehydratase family protein, producing MRILVTGAAGFIGSALLRRLLADATIAEITAIDLAAQPWSSLDPRLRWISGALDAGMLAPLGAASFDLVFHLASVPGARAEAEPGLSRRVNLDASLDLLQWLAGSGHRPRVVYASSIAVYGPLGEAGVSSTTEPRPAATYGAHKRMVEVALADHTRRGELSGVSLRLPGIVARPRPVSGFGSAFMSELLHALAEGQRYACPVSATATCWWLSRTAVVDNLVLAGAAEICGQLQLPALHLSIADVVEGLAQLYGAERTRLVTFHPDERIETAFGRYPALDATNELALGFNHDGSVATLLTNALAGQAG from the coding sequence ATGCGTATCCTCGTCACGGGCGCTGCGGGATTCATCGGCAGCGCGCTGCTGCGGCGATTGCTCGCGGACGCGACCATTGCCGAGATCACCGCGATCGATCTCGCTGCGCAACCGTGGTCGTCACTCGATCCTCGTCTGCGCTGGATCAGCGGCGCGCTCGACGCAGGCATGTTGGCCCCGCTCGGCGCCGCCTCATTCGATCTGGTGTTTCATCTTGCCAGCGTTCCCGGCGCGCGCGCCGAAGCCGAGCCCGGGCTCAGCCGCCGCGTCAATCTCGATGCCTCGCTCGACCTGCTGCAATGGCTTGCCGGATCGGGACATCGCCCTCGCGTCGTCTATGCGAGCAGCATCGCCGTGTATGGGCCGCTGGGGGAGGCTGGCGTGAGCTCGACGACCGAGCCGCGGCCGGCCGCCACCTATGGCGCGCACAAGCGGATGGTCGAGGTTGCGCTCGCTGATCACACAAGACGAGGCGAGCTCTCAGGCGTATCCTTGCGCCTGCCGGGGATCGTCGCCCGACCGCGTCCGGTGAGCGGCTTCGGCTCGGCCTTCATGAGCGAATTGCTGCATGCGCTGGCCGAGGGCCAGCGTTATGCCTGTCCGGTCTCTGCGACGGCGACCTGCTGGTGGTTGTCGCGGACGGCGGTCGTCGACAATCTCGTTCTGGCGGGCGCAGCCGAGATCTGCGGACAACTGCAATTGCCGGCGCTGCATCTTTCCATCGCCGATGTGGTTGAGGGGCTGGCCCAGCTCTATGGTGCCGAGCGAACGCGGCTCGTCACCTTCCACCCCGACGAGCGCATCGAGACCGCATTCGGCCGCTACCCGGCGCTCGATGCGACGAATGAACTGGCGCTGGGCTTCAACCATGATGGATCGGTCGCGACGCTGCTGACGAACGCGCTCGCAGGCCAGGCCGGGTGA
- a CDS encoding MFS transporter, with translation MTTETWRGRIALMVAHCAGMVDLVALPVWVGTLIARYNFSPQQAGLLATLFLLGAVLSSLFFAPRFNRLNAPLSAAAGYAAAALVFVAASQTSEFPLLALLHALAGATAACGLSFTHGTIARSANPHRLFAIVGMALGVFAILFLGLTPNLVASFGGPALFIVFAGVMAVAALASAVSFPKGVVRSEEDLIAEVSHLPRAVWFGIAGISCMALTQAMLFSFIERIGIDHGFGAETVTGVLIALGFVNLLPAPLAAVLETRLPARHVLLAGPVCQAIIAVTITFGSGFLAYAVPTAVFAAVMIFTHTFAFGLLSRLDPTARALAGTPAMLMIGAAIGPILGGTLVQLFGYPALGLGAVVISSAAVMMFSRVFAARGAATTTTLEIA, from the coding sequence GTGACGACGGAAACCTGGCGCGGGCGCATCGCCCTGATGGTCGCGCATTGCGCCGGGATGGTTGACCTCGTGGCGCTTCCGGTGTGGGTGGGCACGCTGATCGCGCGCTACAATTTCAGCCCGCAGCAGGCCGGACTGCTCGCCACCTTGTTCCTGCTCGGTGCCGTGCTCAGCAGCCTGTTCTTTGCGCCGCGCTTCAACCGCCTGAACGCCCCGCTGTCGGCCGCTGCGGGATACGCCGCGGCCGCGCTGGTGTTCGTAGCCGCGAGCCAAACGTCGGAGTTTCCGCTGCTCGCGCTGCTGCACGCGCTGGCGGGGGCGACGGCCGCCTGCGGCCTGAGCTTCACCCATGGCACCATCGCGCGCAGCGCCAATCCGCACCGGCTGTTCGCGATCGTCGGGATGGCGCTCGGCGTGTTCGCAATCCTGTTCCTCGGCCTGACACCCAATCTCGTCGCGAGCTTCGGCGGGCCGGCGCTGTTCATCGTGTTCGCCGGCGTCATGGCGGTGGCGGCGCTGGCGTCCGCGGTGTCGTTTCCCAAGGGCGTGGTGCGCAGCGAGGAGGATCTCATCGCCGAGGTCAGTCATCTGCCGCGCGCCGTCTGGTTCGGCATCGCCGGCATCAGCTGCATGGCTTTGACGCAGGCGATGCTATTCAGCTTCATCGAGCGCATCGGCATCGATCACGGCTTCGGTGCGGAGACGGTCACCGGCGTGCTGATCGCACTCGGCTTCGTCAACCTGCTGCCGGCGCCGCTCGCGGCGGTCCTTGAGACGCGGCTGCCGGCGCGCCACGTGCTGCTGGCGGGTCCGGTCTGCCAAGCGATCATCGCCGTGACGATCACCTTCGGCTCGGGCTTCCTCGCTTATGCCGTGCCGACGGCGGTGTTTGCCGCCGTGATGATCTTCACTCACACCTTTGCCTTCGGCCTGTTGTCGCGGCTCGACCCGACGGCGCGCGCGCTCGCCGGTACGCCGGCGATGCTGATGATCGGCGCCGCGATCGGGCCGATCCTCGGCGGCACGCTGGTGCAACTGTTCGGCTATCCCGCGCTCGGGCTCGGCGCCGTCGTCATCTCGTCGGCCGCCGTCATGATGTTCTCGCGCGTGTTCGCCGCGCGCGGCGCCGCGACCACGACCACTCTCGAAATCGCCTGA
- a CDS encoding fumarylacetoacetate hydrolase family protein, which translates to MKLATYQNGSLDGRLVIVSRDHARAVDAGAIAPDLASALRRWAEVEAPLRGLAGRLETGAAPGVFAFDPARCAAPLPRAPQWLDGSAFLNHGHLMDVAFSKPPIPDFETIPVMYQGASDDFLGPHADVPFVSEADGIDCEGEFGVIVDDVPIGVSAEQAEQRIRLLVQINDWSLRAVGAREVRTGFGFLQAKPSTSFAPIALTPDEIGAAWHGGRVDMALHVQRNGERIGAASGGEMAFSFSQLIAHAARTRRLSAGTIIGSGTVSNADRAAGSSCLAERRAIEMIEFGEARTAFLRFGEHVTMEARFADGSPGPFGRIHQQVVRASSATRD; encoded by the coding sequence ATGAAGCTCGCGACCTATCAGAACGGCAGCCTCGACGGCCGCCTCGTGATCGTCTCCAGGGACCATGCGCGCGCCGTCGATGCGGGCGCGATCGCGCCGGATCTCGCGAGCGCGCTGCGGCGCTGGGCCGAGGTCGAGGCGCCGCTGCGCGGCTTGGCCGGCCGGCTCGAAACCGGGGCGGCGCCAGGCGTCTTCGCGTTCGATCCCGCGCGCTGCGCTGCGCCGCTGCCGCGCGCGCCGCAATGGCTGGACGGCTCGGCCTTTCTCAACCACGGGCACCTGATGGACGTCGCCTTCAGCAAGCCGCCGATCCCGGATTTCGAGACCATTCCGGTCATGTACCAGGGCGCGAGCGACGACTTCCTTGGCCCGCATGCCGACGTCCCGTTCGTGTCCGAAGCGGACGGCATCGACTGCGAGGGCGAGTTCGGGGTGATCGTCGATGATGTCCCGATCGGCGTTTCGGCGGAGCAGGCCGAGCAGCGGATACGGCTGCTCGTGCAGATCAATGATTGGAGCCTGCGCGCGGTCGGCGCGCGCGAGGTGCGCACCGGCTTCGGCTTCCTGCAGGCCAAGCCGTCCACCAGCTTCGCGCCCATCGCGCTGACGCCCGACGAGATCGGTGCGGCCTGGCACGGCGGCCGTGTGGACATGGCGCTGCATGTTCAGCGCAATGGCGAGCGGATCGGAGCCGCGTCGGGGGGCGAGATGGCGTTCTCGTTTTCGCAGTTGATCGCCCATGCCGCGCGGACGCGCCGGCTGAGCGCGGGCACAATCATCGGCTCGGGCACCGTCTCGAACGCCGATCGCGCAGCCGGATCGAGCTGTCTGGCCGAGCGCCGCGCGATCGAGATGATCGAGTTCGGCGAGGCGAGGACGGCGTTCCTGCGCTTCGGCGAGCACGTCACGATGGAGGCCCGCTTCGCCGACGGCAGCCCGGGGCCGTTCGGACGCATCCACCAGCAGGTGGTGCGCGCGTCCAGCGCGACGCGGGACTGA
- a CDS encoding peroxiredoxin-like family protein: protein MSLQSELDAFKSAWTSRVGDDIATLVDTDNAALQDLADRAVKEGAAFPAPTLRNHKGGVTDLGALMAESALIVTFYRGGWCPYCNLELRAYQALLPEITARGARLVAVSPETPDNTLTTAETNALLFEVLSDTEGRLADALRIRYELTAPIKALYQKFGHDLPVRNGDGRWSLPMPATYVVAKGGRILLAHVSPDYRTRLEPEAALAALTSPATVAAA, encoded by the coding sequence ATGTCTCTGCAATCCGAACTCGACGCCTTCAAATCTGCTTGGACCTCGCGTGTCGGCGACGACATCGCCACGCTGGTCGACACCGACAACGCAGCCCTCCAAGACCTCGCGGACCGCGCCGTCAAGGAAGGCGCCGCCTTCCCCGCCCCCACCCTCCGCAACCACAAAGGCGGCGTCACCGACCTCGGGGCGCTGATGGCGGAGAGCGCGCTGATCGTGACCTTCTACCGCGGCGGCTGGTGTCCCTACTGCAATCTGGAGCTGCGCGCCTACCAGGCGCTGCTGCCTGAGATCACGGCGCGTGGCGCGCGTCTGGTCGCGGTCTCGCCGGAGACGCCGGACAATACCCTGACCACGGCGGAGACGAACGCGCTTCTCTTCGAGGTGCTGTCGGACACCGAGGGACGTCTCGCCGATGCGCTTCGTATCCGCTACGAGCTGACGGCTCCGATCAAGGCGCTGTACCAGAAGTTCGGCCACGACCTGCCGGTGCGCAATGGCGACGGCCGCTGGTCGCTGCCGATGCCCGCGACCTATGTCGTCGCCAAGGGCGGCCGCATCCTGCTTGCGCATGTCAGCCCGGACTATCGCACGCGGCTGGAGCCGGAGGCCGCGCTGGCCGCGCTCACCTCGCCTGCAACGGTCGCCGCCGCCTGA
- a CDS encoding LysR family transcriptional regulator produces the protein MDLLGPMRTFVRVVEAGSFTAVADELNTTQPTISRQIGALEEHLRTRLFTRTTRALTLTDDGRVFYEHALRALEAVSEAEGAVGRRRQKPSGLLRLAAPVVFGRLHVVPRLPAFLKRYPDVSIDLIMSDGFADLVEQGIDVAIRVGDITDPGLIARRIGTVQRVTVASPAYLKAHRAPKVPADLALHQCIVYSRLATGNRWLFESKDGPVAVEVSGRYRADNSEAVRDGVLGGLGIAVIPTFAFVREIESGAVKVLLQDYAPRPLPMHAVYASRRFVPLKVRAIIDHLAHEFSLDARLSSYTA, from the coding sequence ATGGACCTGCTTGGACCGATGCGGACCTTCGTGCGGGTGGTGGAGGCCGGCAGCTTCACCGCCGTCGCCGACGAGTTGAACACCACGCAGCCGACCATCAGCCGCCAGATCGGCGCGCTGGAGGAGCATCTGCGCACCCGCCTGTTCACGCGGACGACCCGGGCGCTGACGCTGACCGACGACGGCCGGGTGTTCTACGAGCACGCGCTGCGGGCGCTGGAGGCGGTGTCGGAGGCGGAGGGCGCCGTCGGACGCCGCCGGCAGAAGCCCTCCGGGCTGTTGCGGCTGGCGGCGCCGGTGGTGTTCGGGCGGCTGCATGTGGTGCCGCGGCTGCCGGCGTTCCTGAAGCGCTATCCCGACGTGTCGATCGATCTGATCATGAGCGACGGCTTCGCCGATCTGGTGGAGCAGGGCATCGACGTCGCCATCCGTGTCGGCGACATCACGGATCCCGGCCTGATCGCGCGGCGCATCGGCACGGTGCAGCGGGTGACGGTGGCTTCGCCCGCCTATCTCAAGGCACATCGCGCGCCCAAGGTGCCGGCCGATCTCGCCTTGCATCAGTGCATCGTCTACTCCAGGCTCGCCACCGGCAATCGGTGGCTGTTCGAGAGCAAGGACGGGCCCGTCGCGGTCGAGGTGAGCGGGCGCTACCGCGCCGACAATTCGGAGGCTGTGCGCGACGGCGTGCTCGGCGGGCTCGGCATCGCCGTGATCCCGACCTTCGCCTTCGTCAGGGAGATCGAAAGCGGCGCGGTGAAGGTGCTGCTGCAAGACTACGCGCCGCGGCCGCTGCCGATGCACGCGGTCTACGCCTCGCGCCGCTTCGTGCCGCTGAAGGTGCGCGCCATCATCGATCATCTCGCGCACGAATTCTCGCTCGATGCGCGGTTGTCGTCCTACACGGCGTGA